From the genome of Pelobates fuscus isolate aPelFus1 chromosome 6, aPelFus1.pri, whole genome shotgun sequence, one region includes:
- the APCDD1L gene encoding protein APCDD1-like isoform X2, which translates to MAKTYCFLGCFLGLVAGVAGRKLWEVPDPMEQIPSSAGLKGEDQCLYQLHHLQDGARITALLPPSIEGNWISTGCEVRPGPEFLTRSYTFYPNRLFKALQFYYGDHDCRKPSYSLVIKGKVRLRQASWITRGATEADYSLHKVGVIFYSQEAMSHIAAQMNRTCAGFVSSGRPWAPGRVYELLSAKADRDCTAAIGFTMHELSLVRAEKQYNAPHVGALVEKLFLGDIHTEKSERVHYRPTGYQTPLQSAMYHIQPCQVCLPILRSDEHHPPVLPHVPHAQVQLSGKWVSSQCEVRPAVLFLTRSLTFHGENHTWEGFYYHYADPLCKQPTFTLYASGHYTKGVHSEHVRGGTELIFKVSHARVRPLNQAILWMLNNAHHGSCGMSGKWRIGEEQDITDTGGCNALGIRLPHIEYELFKTEQDSSGRSLVYMGERPTDGSSPDTPDKRPTSYQPPLLKCAEQHLPSHRHGMAIPLSLSPLLQPCLTLIIGLYVCQAAIT; encoded by the exons atggccaAAACGTACTGCTTTCTGGGATGTTTTCTAG GACTTGTCGCTGGAGTCGCTGGAAGGAAACTCTGGGAAGTACCCGATCCAATGGAGCAAATTCCCAGCTCTGCCGGACTGAAAGGGGAGGACCAGTGTCTTTACCAACTGCACCACCTACAGGACGGGGCACGTATTACTGCTCTGCTACCTCCCAGTATCGAAGGCAACTGGATCTCCACAGG GTGTGAAGTCCGCCCTGGACCTGAATTCCTCACAAGATCCTACACGTTCTATCCAAATCGTTTATTCAAAGCCCTGCAATTCTACTATGGAGACCATGACTGCAGGAAGCCCTCCTACTCCTTAGTGATCAAAGGAAAGGTACGGCTGCGCCAAGCCTCCTGGATAACAAGGGGTGCTACGGAGGCAGATTACAGCCTGCACAAAGTCGGGGTGATCTTCTACAGCCAGGAAGCAATGAGCCACATTGCAGCTCAGATGAACCGGACATGTGCTGGGTTTGTGTCTTCCGGACGGCCTTGGGCACCTGGTAGAGTGTACGAACTTCTCAGTGCCAAGGCAGACAGGGATTGTACGGCCGCCATTGGATTTACCATGCATGAACTAAGCCTGGTCCGAGCGGAAAAGCAATACAATGCCCCCCATGTGGGGGCTTTGGTGGAGAAGCTCTTCCTCGGAGACATTCATACTGAGAAGTCGGAGAGAGTCCATTACCGGCCAACCGGATACCAGACGCCCCTGCAAAGTGCAATG TATCACATCCAGCCGTGCCAGGTCTGCCTTCCGATTCTGCGCTCCGATGAACATCACCCACCTGTATTACCTCACGTTCCACACGCCCAGGTGCAGCTCAGCGGGAAATGGGTGAGCAGCCAATGTGAGGTACGCCCCGCCGTCCTCTTCCTCACGCGCTCCTTAACCTTCCACGGGGAGAACCACACGTGGGAAGGATTTTATTACCATTACGCTGACCCACTCTGCAAGCAGCCCACATTCACCCTGTATGCCTCAGGACACTATACTAAAGGAGTCCACTCAGAGCATGTCAGGGGGGGCACAGAACTGATTTTTAAGGTAAGCCACGCTAGGGTCCGACCACTGAACCAGGCCATCCTGTGGATGCTGAACAATGCTCATCATGGCAGCTGTGGCATGTCTGGCAAATGGCGCATAGGGGAAGAACAGGATATCACAGACACAGGCGGTTGCAACGCATTAGGAATTCGGCTACCACACATAGAATATGAACTTTTTAAAACGGAACAGGACAGCAGTGGGCGATCTCTTGTGTACATGGGTGAGAGGCCTACGGATGGGAGCAGCCCAGATACACCAGACAAAAGGCCAACATCCTACCAACCTCCTCTACTCAAGTGTGCTGAGCAGCACTTACCTAGCCACCGCCACGGCATGGCCATCCCGCTGAGCCTATCACCCTTATTGCAGCCCTGCCTGACCCTAATCATTGGGCTCTATGTTTGTCAGGCAGCAATCACCTAG
- the APCDD1L gene encoding protein APCDD1-like isoform X1, translated as MMCCDEMRLFNVRLITVPFSGLVAGVAGRKLWEVPDPMEQIPSSAGLKGEDQCLYQLHHLQDGARITALLPPSIEGNWISTGCEVRPGPEFLTRSYTFYPNRLFKALQFYYGDHDCRKPSYSLVIKGKVRLRQASWITRGATEADYSLHKVGVIFYSQEAMSHIAAQMNRTCAGFVSSGRPWAPGRVYELLSAKADRDCTAAIGFTMHELSLVRAEKQYNAPHVGALVEKLFLGDIHTEKSERVHYRPTGYQTPLQSAMYHIQPCQVCLPILRSDEHHPPVLPHVPHAQVQLSGKWVSSQCEVRPAVLFLTRSLTFHGENHTWEGFYYHYADPLCKQPTFTLYASGHYTKGVHSEHVRGGTELIFKVSHARVRPLNQAILWMLNNAHHGSCGMSGKWRIGEEQDITDTGGCNALGIRLPHIEYELFKTEQDSSGRSLVYMGERPTDGSSPDTPDKRPTSYQPPLLKCAEQHLPSHRHGMAIPLSLSPLLQPCLTLIIGLYVCQAAIT; from the exons ATGATGTGCTGTGATGAAATGAGATTATTCAATGTCAGGTTAATAACTGTCCCGTTTTCAGGACTTGTCGCTGGAGTCGCTGGAAGGAAACTCTGGGAAGTACCCGATCCAATGGAGCAAATTCCCAGCTCTGCCGGACTGAAAGGGGAGGACCAGTGTCTTTACCAACTGCACCACCTACAGGACGGGGCACGTATTACTGCTCTGCTACCTCCCAGTATCGAAGGCAACTGGATCTCCACAGG GTGTGAAGTCCGCCCTGGACCTGAATTCCTCACAAGATCCTACACGTTCTATCCAAATCGTTTATTCAAAGCCCTGCAATTCTACTATGGAGACCATGACTGCAGGAAGCCCTCCTACTCCTTAGTGATCAAAGGAAAGGTACGGCTGCGCCAAGCCTCCTGGATAACAAGGGGTGCTACGGAGGCAGATTACAGCCTGCACAAAGTCGGGGTGATCTTCTACAGCCAGGAAGCAATGAGCCACATTGCAGCTCAGATGAACCGGACATGTGCTGGGTTTGTGTCTTCCGGACGGCCTTGGGCACCTGGTAGAGTGTACGAACTTCTCAGTGCCAAGGCAGACAGGGATTGTACGGCCGCCATTGGATTTACCATGCATGAACTAAGCCTGGTCCGAGCGGAAAAGCAATACAATGCCCCCCATGTGGGGGCTTTGGTGGAGAAGCTCTTCCTCGGAGACATTCATACTGAGAAGTCGGAGAGAGTCCATTACCGGCCAACCGGATACCAGACGCCCCTGCAAAGTGCAATG TATCACATCCAGCCGTGCCAGGTCTGCCTTCCGATTCTGCGCTCCGATGAACATCACCCACCTGTATTACCTCACGTTCCACACGCCCAGGTGCAGCTCAGCGGGAAATGGGTGAGCAGCCAATGTGAGGTACGCCCCGCCGTCCTCTTCCTCACGCGCTCCTTAACCTTCCACGGGGAGAACCACACGTGGGAAGGATTTTATTACCATTACGCTGACCCACTCTGCAAGCAGCCCACATTCACCCTGTATGCCTCAGGACACTATACTAAAGGAGTCCACTCAGAGCATGTCAGGGGGGGCACAGAACTGATTTTTAAGGTAAGCCACGCTAGGGTCCGACCACTGAACCAGGCCATCCTGTGGATGCTGAACAATGCTCATCATGGCAGCTGTGGCATGTCTGGCAAATGGCGCATAGGGGAAGAACAGGATATCACAGACACAGGCGGTTGCAACGCATTAGGAATTCGGCTACCACACATAGAATATGAACTTTTTAAAACGGAACAGGACAGCAGTGGGCGATCTCTTGTGTACATGGGTGAGAGGCCTACGGATGGGAGCAGCCCAGATACACCAGACAAAAGGCCAACATCCTACCAACCTCCTCTACTCAAGTGTGCTGAGCAGCACTTACCTAGCCACCGCCACGGCATGGCCATCCCGCTGAGCCTATCACCCTTATTGCAGCCCTGCCTGACCCTAATCATTGGGCTCTATGTTTGTCAGGCAGCAATCACCTAG
- the APCDD1L gene encoding protein APCDD1-like isoform X3, which translates to MEQIPSSAGLKGEDQCLYQLHHLQDGARITALLPPSIEGNWISTGCEVRPGPEFLTRSYTFYPNRLFKALQFYYGDHDCRKPSYSLVIKGKVRLRQASWITRGATEADYSLHKVGVIFYSQEAMSHIAAQMNRTCAGFVSSGRPWAPGRVYELLSAKADRDCTAAIGFTMHELSLVRAEKQYNAPHVGALVEKLFLGDIHTEKSERVHYRPTGYQTPLQSAMYHIQPCQVCLPILRSDEHHPPVLPHVPHAQVQLSGKWVSSQCEVRPAVLFLTRSLTFHGENHTWEGFYYHYADPLCKQPTFTLYASGHYTKGVHSEHVRGGTELIFKVSHARVRPLNQAILWMLNNAHHGSCGMSGKWRIGEEQDITDTGGCNALGIRLPHIEYELFKTEQDSSGRSLVYMGERPTDGSSPDTPDKRPTSYQPPLLKCAEQHLPSHRHGMAIPLSLSPLLQPCLTLIIGLYVCQAAIT; encoded by the exons ATGGAGCAAATTCCCAGCTCTGCCGGACTGAAAGGGGAGGACCAGTGTCTTTACCAACTGCACCACCTACAGGACGGGGCACGTATTACTGCTCTGCTACCTCCCAGTATCGAAGGCAACTGGATCTCCACAGG GTGTGAAGTCCGCCCTGGACCTGAATTCCTCACAAGATCCTACACGTTCTATCCAAATCGTTTATTCAAAGCCCTGCAATTCTACTATGGAGACCATGACTGCAGGAAGCCCTCCTACTCCTTAGTGATCAAAGGAAAGGTACGGCTGCGCCAAGCCTCCTGGATAACAAGGGGTGCTACGGAGGCAGATTACAGCCTGCACAAAGTCGGGGTGATCTTCTACAGCCAGGAAGCAATGAGCCACATTGCAGCTCAGATGAACCGGACATGTGCTGGGTTTGTGTCTTCCGGACGGCCTTGGGCACCTGGTAGAGTGTACGAACTTCTCAGTGCCAAGGCAGACAGGGATTGTACGGCCGCCATTGGATTTACCATGCATGAACTAAGCCTGGTCCGAGCGGAAAAGCAATACAATGCCCCCCATGTGGGGGCTTTGGTGGAGAAGCTCTTCCTCGGAGACATTCATACTGAGAAGTCGGAGAGAGTCCATTACCGGCCAACCGGATACCAGACGCCCCTGCAAAGTGCAATG TATCACATCCAGCCGTGCCAGGTCTGCCTTCCGATTCTGCGCTCCGATGAACATCACCCACCTGTATTACCTCACGTTCCACACGCCCAGGTGCAGCTCAGCGGGAAATGGGTGAGCAGCCAATGTGAGGTACGCCCCGCCGTCCTCTTCCTCACGCGCTCCTTAACCTTCCACGGGGAGAACCACACGTGGGAAGGATTTTATTACCATTACGCTGACCCACTCTGCAAGCAGCCCACATTCACCCTGTATGCCTCAGGACACTATACTAAAGGAGTCCACTCAGAGCATGTCAGGGGGGGCACAGAACTGATTTTTAAGGTAAGCCACGCTAGGGTCCGACCACTGAACCAGGCCATCCTGTGGATGCTGAACAATGCTCATCATGGCAGCTGTGGCATGTCTGGCAAATGGCGCATAGGGGAAGAACAGGATATCACAGACACAGGCGGTTGCAACGCATTAGGAATTCGGCTACCACACATAGAATATGAACTTTTTAAAACGGAACAGGACAGCAGTGGGCGATCTCTTGTGTACATGGGTGAGAGGCCTACGGATGGGAGCAGCCCAGATACACCAGACAAAAGGCCAACATCCTACCAACCTCCTCTACTCAAGTGTGCTGAGCAGCACTTACCTAGCCACCGCCACGGCATGGCCATCCCGCTGAGCCTATCACCCTTATTGCAGCCCTGCCTGACCCTAATCATTGGGCTCTATGTTTGTCAGGCAGCAATCACCTAG
- the VAPB gene encoding vesicle-associated membrane protein-associated protein B/C, producing the protein MAKTEQVLLLEPQQELKFRGPFTDVVTTTLKLTNPIEKKVCFKVKTTAPRRYCVRPNSGLIEGGSSVNVSVMLQPFDYDPNEKSKHKFMVQSMVAPSDTTDMEAVWKEAKPEELMDSKLRCQFELPSENEKTHEGEINKVISNTVTKTESSTLSKSISSNLDDGEYKRLLDDHKRLQTEIQRLREENKQVKEEDGLRMRKPQTANNPLSSSSTLAKEEGLNTRILALIILFFIIGVIVGKVAL; encoded by the exons GGCCCTTTACAGATGTTGTTACAACAACCCTGAAACTCACCAATCCCATAGAGAAAAAAGTCTGCTTCAAAGTGAAGACCACAGCTCCTCGCAGGTACTGTGTGCGGCCAAACAGCGGGCTCATCGAGGGGGGCTCCTCCGTCAATGTTTCTG tgatgcTCCAGCCTTTCGACTACGACCCCAATGAGAAAAGCAAACACAAATTCATGGTGCAGTCGATGGTCGCGCCGTCGGACACCACCGATATGGAAGCAGTT TGGAAAGAGGCCAAGCCGGAGGAGCTCATGGATTCCAAACTGCGCTGTCAGTTTGAGCTCCCGTCAGAGAATGAGAAGACT CACGAGGGAGAGATAAACAAGGTTATCTCTAACACGGTAACAAAGACCGAATCATCCACTCTGTCCAAATCGATAAGCTCCAATTTAGATGATGGAGAGTATAAGAGATTGCTAGATGACCACAAGCGGCTGCAGACTGAAATCCAGAGGCTACGAGAAGAAAATAAGCAGGTTAAG GAGGAAGATGGACTGAGAATGAGAAAACCTCAAACGGCAAATAATCCTCTGTCTTCATCATCCACCCTGGCGAAAGAGGAGGGTTTAAACACTCGGATACTTGCCCTCATCATCTTGTTCTTCATTATTGGTGTAATTGTGGGGAAAGTGGCCTTGTAA